In one Diabrotica virgifera virgifera chromosome 5, PGI_DIABVI_V3a genomic region, the following are encoded:
- the LOC126885479 gene encoding uncharacterized protein LOC126885479, with product MYVDDFISSFPNVSEAIVTHTQLVNLFQKGGFKLTKWMSNSNDLLSTIPEPLQLVKTKQFDKSVSKVLGLQWEEKCDNFSFGLEIPSSTRCTKRNMLSLVARMFDPLGFLSPITLLLKIWIKKLWTLKVDWDSTVPKEIEIAWEKFQNEFHVLYKIQIPRHIAVTPNSSLSFVGFSDASAAGYAAIVDSRVVNCTGQVKVTLLYSQSKVSPMSKITLPRLELCGALLLSKLLSHAIETYSPRHNIDKIFALSDSMIVLNWIKSSEKNLKIFVQNRVVTIHKMVPSEYWFFVPGKENVVDCAS from the coding sequence ATGTATGTAGACGATTTTATTAGCAGTTTTCCAAATGTTTCTGAAGCTATAGTTACACACACTCAGttagtgaatttgtttcaaaaaggtGGTTTTAAATTAACCAAATGGATGTCGAACTCGAACGATCTACTATCGACAATCCCCGAACCCCTTCAATTGGTCAAAACCAAACAATTTGATAAGTCAGTCTCCAAAGTGTTAGGATTGCAATGGGAAGAAAAATGTGACAATTTTAGTTTTGGGTTAGAAATACCCTCATCGACCcgttgtacaaaaagaaacatgCTCTCACTTGTTGCTCGTATGTTTGATCCCTTGGGATTCCTATCTCCTATAACCCTCTTGCTTAAAATTTGGATAAAGAAACTTTGGACTCTAAAGGTAGATTGGGATAGTACCGTACCAAAAGAAATCGAAATAGCATGGGAAAAGTTTCAAAATGAATTTCATGTcctatacaaaatacaaattCCACGCCATATAGCAGTTACACCTAATTCGTCGTTGTCTTTTGTAGGATTTTCAGACGCAAGTGCTGCTGGATACGCAGCCATTGTTGATTCCAGGGTTGTTAATTGTACAGGTCAAGTTAAAGTTACTTTACTGTACTCTCAATCTAAAGTATCTCCAATGTCTAAAATAACTCTTCCTCGATTAGAGCTTTGTGGAGCGCTTCTTCTCTCAAAGCTTCTTTCACATGCTATTGAAACTTATTCTCCTAgacataatattgataaaatttttgccTTAAGTGATTCCATGATTGTATTAAATTGGATAAAGTCCTcagagaaaaatctcaaaatatttgttcaaaatagaGTTGTTACAATTCATAAGATGGTTCCGTCAGAGTATTGGTTTTTTGTTCCTGGAAAGGAAAATGTTGTTGATTGCGCCTCTTGA